The following nucleotide sequence is from Sporichthya brevicatena.
TTCGCCGTCTTGAGGGCGAGCATCAGGTCGTGGCCGGGCAGCGTGATGTGCTTCGGGTCCTGACCGTGCCCGTAGAGGACGCCCGGGACCTTGTGGTCGCGGCGGATCCGCCGGGCGGCGCCCTTGCCGAACTCGCTGCGCGACTCGGCGCTGATCTTGACCTCGGCCACGGTGGAACTCCTCTTTCACATGCGAACGTCGAACGTGTTTCTCACGTACGGGCGGTGGGTCGATGCTCGACGTGGGCGCGGCAAGCGCGGGCCCACGGAGGACCGTACTCGCCGTCGATCACGGAGTCCCTACCCCCAAGAGCGGGTGGTCTCCCTCGCCGGGCAACCCGGGAAGCCTACCGGACGCTCAGCCCTGGCCCTCGAAGAGGCTGGTGACGGAGCCGTCGTCGAAGACCTCGCGGATCGCGCGGGCGATCAGCGGGGCGATCGAGAGCACCGTGAGCTTGTCGAACCGGCGCTCCTCCTCGATGGGGAGCGTGTTGGTGACGACGACCTCGGAGATCCGGGAGTTCTTGAGCCGGTCCACGGCGGGGCCGGACAGGATCGCGTGGGTCGCGGCGACGATGACGTCGGCGGCGCCGTTCTCGAACAGGGCGTCGGCGGCCTGGGTGATGGTGCCGGCGGTGTCGATCATGTCGTCGACGAGCACGCAGGTGCGGCCCTCGACCTCACCGACGACCTCGTGGACCTTGACCTGGTTGGGCACGTTCGGGTCGCGGCGCTTGTGGACGATCGCCAGCGGGCAGCCGAGACGGTCGGTCCACATGTCGGCGACGCGGACGCGGCCGGCGTCCGGGGAGACGACCGTCAGACGGTTGCGGTCGACGCGGTTGCCGACGTAGCGCGTCAGCAGCGGCAGCGCGAACAGGTGGTCGACGGGGCCGTCGAAGAAGCCCTGGATCTGCGCGGTGTGCAGGTCGACGGAGATCAGGCGGTCGGCGCCGGCGGTGCGGAACAGGTCCGCGATCAGGCGGGCCGAGATCGGCTCGCGGCCGCGGTGCTTCTTGTCCTGGCGGGAGTAGCCGTAGAACGGCATCACGACGGTGATGCGCTTGGCCGAGGCGCGCTTGAGCGCGTCGACCATGATCAGCTGCTCCATGATCGCCTGGTTGATCGGCGTCGCGTGGCTCTGGATCACGAAGGTGTCCGCGCCACGGACCGACTCCTGGAACCGCACGTAGATCTCGCCGTTGGCGAAGTCGAGCGCGGTCGTCGGGGTCGGCTCGATACCGAGTTCCGAGGCGATCTCCTCGGTCAGTTCGGGGTAGGCGCGGCCCCCCATGACGAGCAGCTTCCGCTCGCCGGTGGTCGTGATACCCGTCATGGGTCTGCTCCTCCGGGGGCCCTGGCGTCAGATGCGGTGGGGACGCTAGGCAGCAGTGTCCTTCATGTCGGGTTCATCGCGCGAATCGGGGGACGTCAGGACCCGTTCTGCTCCCGGGCCTCGCGGGCCGCCGCGGCCGCCTTCGCCGACTTCGAGTCCGGGCGCTTGCGCTCGACCCAGCCCTCGACGTTGCGCTGCTTGCCGCGGGCGACGGCCATCGCCCCGGGCGGGACGTCGGAGGTGATCACCGACCCGGCCGCGACGTACGCCCCGTCGTTCACCGTGACCGGCGCGACGAGCATGGTGTCGCAGCCCACGAACGCGTGGTCGCCGACCTTGGTGCGGCTCTTGGTCTGCCCGTCGTAATTCACGAAGATCGTCGCCGCGCCGATGTTGGTGCCGTCGCCGATGTCACCGTCGCCGACGTAGGACAGGTGCGGGATCTTCGAGCCGATGCCGAGGTTGGAGTTCTTGACCTCGCAGAACGCGCCGACCTTGCTCCTGGCGGCCAGCGTCGTGCCGGGGCGCAGGAACGTGAACGGGCCGGTCGAGACGCCGGGCCCGATCTCGACGTCGGTCGCGTGGGTCGCCAGGACCTTCGCGTCCTCCCCCACCTCGACGTCGGTCAGCGTCGTGTTCGGGCCGACGACGGCGCCGGCGGCGATCCGCGTCCGGCCGTGCAGCTGCGTGTTCGGGGCGAGCGTGACGTCCGGGGCGAGGGTGACCTCGACGTCGATCCAGGTCGTCGCGGGGTCGACGATCGTGACGCCGGCCCGCATCCAGTGTTCGCAGACCCGGTCGTTGAGCAGCCGACGCAGGTGCGCGAGCTGGACGCGGTCGTTGATCCCGTGGATCTCGTTGAAGTCCTCGGCCGGCAGCGCGCCGACGCGGTGGCCGTCGGTGCGCAGGATCTCGAGGGTGTCGGTGAGGTACTCCTCGCCCTGGCTGTTGTCGGTGCGCAGGCGGCCGAGCGCGTCCCGCAGCAGCGCGCCGTCGAAGGCGTAGATGCCGGAGTTGATCTCGGCGATCGCACGCTGGGCGTCGGTCGCGTCGCGGTGCTCGACGATCGCGGTGACCGCCCCGCTGTCGTCGCGCACCATGCGGCCGTAGCCGGTGGGGTCCGGGACGATCGCGGTGAGCACGGTCGCGGCGTTGCCCTCCGCGGCGTGGTGGTCGAGCAGGGCCTGCAGGGTCTCGGTGCGCAGCAGCGGCACGTCGCCGCAGACGACGAGGACGGTCCCGGTGACGTCGGGCGCGGCCTCGGTCAGGGCGATGCGCACCGCGTGGCCCGTCCCGTTGCGCGGCTCCTGGACGACGGGCACCGCGGCGGCGTCGATCTCGCCGAGGTGCGCGGTGACCAGTTCGCGGCCGGAGCCGACGACGACGATCACGCGCTCGGGGTCGGTGCCCCGGGCGGCGGCGAGGGCGTGTCCGACGAGCGACCGGCCCCCGAGGGTGTGCATCACCTTCGGGGTCGACGACTTCATCCGGGTGCCTTCGCCGGCGGCGAGCACGATCACGGCGGCGGGCTTCACGGGTCCTCCAGCGTCCGGTCGACTTGCTCCCGGGGGAGGATTCGAACCCCCATAAAGCGGACCAAAACCGCTTGTCCTGCCCTTAGACGACCCGGGATCGGCAGAGGTGAGGCTACTTGCTCGCGCGTCGCTCCGCGTTCTTCCCGGACGCGCGGACCGGCTTGGTGCCGTCGGCGGCGACCGTTTTCAGGGCGGGCTTGGCCTCGAGGTGGCCCAGACCGTTCCAGGCGAGGTTGACCAGGTGGGCGGCGACCTCGGCCCGCTTCGGCTTGCGGACGTCGAGCCACCACTGCCCCGTCAGCGCGACCATGCCGACGAGCATCTGCGCGTACATCGGGGCGAGCTTCGGGTCGAAGCCGCGCGCCTTGAACTGCGCGACCATGATGTGCTCGACCTGGCTCGCGACGTCGGAGATCAGGCTCGCGAAGCCACCGGTGGACTGCGTGACCGGCGAGTCCCGCACGAGGATGCGGAAACCGTCGGTGTTGGTCTCGATGTACTCCAGCAGTGCGAGCGCGGCCTGCTCGGCGAGCTGACGCGGGTTGCGGCTGGTCAGCGCGTTCGTCATGCGCTCCAGCAGCAGCTCGATCTCGCGGTCGACGACGACCGCGTAGAGGCCTTCCTTGCCACCGAAGTGCTCGTACACGACCGGCTTGGAGACGCCGGCCTTCGCCGCGATCTCCTCGACCGAGGTGCCTTCGAAACCCTTCTCGGCGAACAGGCGACGGCCGACGTCGACGAGTTGGAGGCGACGCTCCTTGCCCGACATCCGGGCTCGCGTCGCCGCCCGCCCGTTCGAGTCGGAAGCCTCGGCCATGGGGACCAGTCTGCCTAATCCAGGCCGATGATCAGCGCGCGACTCAGGTGGCGCGTCGGGCGTCGAGGCGCTTGGCGTCGGGCCAGCGGACGTTCGAGGCCCAGCCGAGCTTCTCGAACATCCAGATCAGCCGGGCGCTGGTGTCGATCTGACCGCGGAGCACGCCGTGGCGCGCGGAGGTCGGGTCGGCGTGGTGCAGGTTGTGCCACGACTCGCCGAAGCTGAGGATCGCGAGCCACCACACGTTGCCGGAGCGGTCGCGGCTCTTGAACGGCCGGTTGCCCACGACGTGGCAGATCGAGTTGACCGACCAGGTGACGTGGTGCAGCAGCGCGATACGGACCAGCGTCGCCCAGAAGAACGCCGACAGCGCGCCCTGCCAGGACATCGACCACAGGCCGCCGAGGAGCGGCGGGAGCAGGGTCGAGACCGCGACCCACGTCGGGAAGTGGCGGGAGATCTTGACCACGTCCGGGTCCGCGAGCAGGTCCGGCGCGTACTTCTTGGCCGGCGTCTGCTCCTCGTCGAAGAGCCAGCCCACGTGCGCGTGGTACAGCCCGCGCGTCAGGCCGCGGACACTCTCGCCGTAGGCCCACGGCGAGTGCGGGTCGCCCTCGGTGTCGGAGAACTGGTGGTGCTTGCGGTGGTCCGCGACCCAGCGGATCAGCGGCCCCTCCACGGCGAGGCTGCCCATGATGCCGAGCGCGATGCGCAGCGGCCGCTTGGCGCGGAACGACCCGTGCGTGAAGTAGCGGTGGAACCCGACGGTGATGCCGAACCCCGTGATCACGTAGAAGACGCCGGCGATGACGACGTCGCGCCAGTGCAGGCCCCATCCCCACATGACGGGGACGATCGCCGCGACCGCGATCAGCGGAACGACGATGAACACTCCGAGAACGGTCTGTTCGAGCCAGCTCTTCCGTTCCGATCCCATCGTTCCCTTGACCTCGGGGGTCGGCGGAAGCAGCTGGGTTGTTGCCATGCAGAAGCTCGTTTCGTCGGGGACTGCTCGGTCGAAGGTGACCTACGTGTCCGTAGGTTACGGTTCGGGTGCTACCCGCCGCACCCCCTTGTGATGCGTCCCATCCGAACGGGGGAGAAACCTTGCCCGGACGGGCCAGGTGGGCCGGTACGCGCACCGGAGCGCGATCGCGCTGGTCAGGCCGGGATTCGCGCCACGACGAAGATTCGCCGGAACGGGAACGTGACGGTCCCGGCGTCGTTGGGCGGGTAGGCCGCGCGCAGGGCCGCGCCGTACTCGGCCAGGAAGGCCGCACGCGCCTCGCTGTCCTCCCCCAGCACCGCGAGCACCGGGCGCAACGCCGTCCCCGTCGTCCAGCGCAGCACCGGGTCGGGGCCGTCGAGGCGGTGCAGGTAGGTCGTCTCCCAGACGTCGGGACGCGCACCGGCAGCGGCCAGGACGTCGGCGTAGCGGGCGGGGCTCTCGACGGCCTCGCGGCGCTCGGGGATGCCGGCGAGGCGATCCCGCCAGGCGGGGCTGCGGGTGACCTCGCGGAGCAGCACGTGGCTCGGGGACTCGAAGTTGCCGGGGACCTGGAAGGCCAGGACGCCGCCGGGGGCGACGGTGCGCAGCCAGCCCGGGAGCCGGTCCAGGTGGCCCGGGAGCCACTGGAGCATCGCGTTGGAGAACCAGACGTCGACGGGCTCGCCCGGGGCCCAGGAGTACGCGTCGGCGACCTCGTAGCGGCACGCGGCGGCCCCCGGTTCGGCGGGCTCGGCCTGCGCGGCGGCGATCATCTCGGGCGAGGAGTCGGTGCCGAGGACGTCCGCGTCCGGCCAGCGCCGGGCCAGCAGCCGCGTCGAGGTGCCCGTGCCGCACCCGAGGTCGACGACGCGGGCGGGCTTCTCGACGTCGATCGCGGCGAGCAGGTCACGCGCGGGCCGGGTTCGCTCGTCGGCGTAGGCCAGATAGGTCTGCGGGTCCCACATGGTGTCCTCCCGGCGATCCACCATGATCCGCAACTGTCTTGATGTCAAGAAAATATCGTGGCTATATTCGGGTTCATGCAGGACGAGGTGGACCGGCTCGTCGCCGCGTGGCGACGTGAACGACCGGACCTGGACACCCGGCCGTTGGAGGTGCTGAGCCGGGTGACCCGGCTCGCCCGACACCTGGACCGGGCCCGCCGCAGCGCGTTCGCCGAGCACAACCTCGAGGCGTGGGAGTTCGACGTCCTCTCCGCCCTCCGCCGATCGGGTGAGCCGTACCAGCTCTCTCCCGGCGCGCTGCTGAACCAGACGCTCGTGACGTCGGGAACCATGACCAACCGGATCGACCGCCTCGCCGCGAAGGAACTCGTCCGCCGCGAGCCCGACCCCGCCGACCGCCGGGGCGTCCTGGTCGTCCTCACCCCCAAGGGCCGCGCCGTCGTCGACGACACCCTCACCGACCTCCTCGCCCACGAGCAGAAGCTCCTCGCCGGCCTCACCGACCGCCAGCGCGACCTCCTCGCCGACCTCCTCCGCGACCTCGTCGCCCCCTTCGACAACCCCGAGTGACCCGCCGCCTCCCCGCTGCGGGATGACGTCCCGCAGGGTGGCCGTGTCAGCCCTCGCTCAGGCCGACACCCCCGTGCCGCGGGATGACGTCCCGCAGGTGTGGGGTGTCAGCCCACCTGCGGGCCGACAAGTGCGCGCTCGGGCTGACACGCGCCGGACTCAGCTGGCGTGCCGGAGGCGAGCCCGCGCGGCCGCGGCCTCGACCTTGGCGAGGAACCGGGCCTCGGCGTGGTGCAGCTCCTCGTGCGTCGGGCGAACTACCTCCCAGCCGACGTCCCGGATGTCGTCCTCGCGGATCTTCTCGTCCCACAGCACCGCCGACAGTTCGCCGTGAGGCCGCTCGTACTTGACGCGCCCGTCCGGCTCGATGTCGACCCAGAGCTCGATGAGCGCGATGTCCAGACGACGCTCCCGACCGGCACGGTCCACGATCCGGTGCTGCGTCCGGTAGCCGCGATAGCCGGCGTCGTGGAGGATCAGACGGGCGACGCTCTCGTTGGCGGACTCGGCTCCCGCGTCGGCGATCTGCGCGAGTTCCAACGCCTGCTTCCCACCGCGCCAGCCGGCACAGAACTCCGCGACCTCGATCAGGTCAGGCTGGGGACAGCCGAGCCGGAGCGCCTGGTCCGCGACGATCAGCCCGTTCTTGCGGTTGCTCTCCCGCATCAGGTCGACCGCGGTGCGGGCGAGGGTAGTGACCGGCACGCCCTGATGGTGCGTCAGGTGCGACGCCGGTAGTTGCGCCGGCATGACGCTCACGTGCGCGCGGTAGGTCCGCTTGCAGCGGTCGGCGGAGACGAGCTCGACCTCGGACGGACCCGGCGGCGTCTCGCCCCCGAGCGAGGCCTGGCGGTACGCCTCTTGGTCCGGTTCACCGACGAGAGCCCACGGCAGGTGGAAGCCCCAGAGACACGCCGCGCTGCGATGCCCCGCGACGAGGCGCTCTGTCACCTCCGGCAGCCAACCTCGATTCAGCAGCGCGGCCGCGACCTCGAGGCGGTGTTGCGTAACCGGGCCGTCGTTCCACAACACGGCCGTCGTGAAGACGTTGCGCCGGACCCGGACGACCATGCCGTGCCGGACCGCCGCGGCGAGGTCGTCGCGATCGATCCCGGCGGCCGCGGCCTGCTGGGTCGAGAAGACACCGGCCTGAGCTTGCATGACCGCGAGCAGTTGAGGGTTCATGAGCGCACATCCTGCGCCCTTCGCAAGCCCGTTCTGGGTTGTCCACAGGGTCATTTTCCGCGGACCTTCCGGGTGCCGCGAGTGTCAGCCCGCAGCGTCAAGTCTCAGCCCGCCCAGGGGCCGACAGGGGCCCCCTGCGGGACGTCATCCCGCAGCAGGGGGTGTCAGCCCGCACAGGGGCTGACAAGGGCGCCCTGCGGGACGTCATCCCGCAGCAGGGGGTGTCAGCCGTCGGCGAGTTCGGCGGCGAGGAGCCACTGCTCCTCGAGGGAGGCCTTCTCGGCGGCGAGCTCGCGGAGGGTGCCGTCGAGCTCGGCGACCTTGGCGTAGTCGCTGGCGTGGGTGGCGAGCTGGTCGTGGAGGTCGGCCTCGGCGGCGGCGATCTTCTCCAGCCGGCGCTCGATGCGGGTCAGCTCCTTGCGGGCGGCGCGGGCCTCGGCCCCGGACGCGGCACTCTTCGACGGGGCGGCCGCGGCGGTGCTCGGCGTCGCGGCCGCGGGGGCGGAGGCAGCGGCGCGGAGGGCGAGGTACTCGTCGACGCCGCCGGGGAGCATGCGGAGCCGGGCGTCGCCGAGCAGGGCCTGGACGGTGTCGGTGGTCCGCTCGAGGAAGTACCGGTCGTGGCTGACGACGAGCAGCGTCCCGGGCCAGCCGTCCAGGAGGTCCTCGAGCTGGGTGAGGGTCTCGATGTCGAGGTCGTTGGTCGGCTCGTCCAGGAACAGGACGTTCGGCTCGGTCATCAGCAGCCGCAGCAGCTGCAGCCGCCGGCGCTCACCGCCGGAGAGGTCGCCGACCGGCGCCCACTGCCGGTTCCCGGTGAACCCGAACCGCTCGAGCATCGAGGACGCGGTGTGCTCCTTCTTACCGAGCGTGATGAACTTCGCGATCCGCTCGACGGACTCCAGGACGCGCTCGGTCGGATCGAGCTCGCCCACCTCCTGCGAGAGATGGGCCGCCTTCACCGTCACGCCGACCTTCAGCGACCCCGACGCCGGCGACAGCTGCCCGAGCAGCAGGCGCACCAGCGAGGTCTTGCCGCTGCCGTTGACGCCGACGAGGCCGACCCGGTCGCCCGGGCCGAGGTTCCACGTCTGACGGTCCAACAGAACTTTGTCGCCGACCTTCAGCGTGACGTCGTGCAGCTCGTACGCGGTGCGGCCGAGGCGCGCGCTCGCGAACCGGACGAGCTCCTGCGAGTCCCGCGCGGGCGGCTCACGCTCGATCAGTGCGTTGGCCGCGTCGATGCGGAACTTCGGCTTGGACGTCCGGGCGGGCGGGCCACGCCGCAGCCACGCCAGCTCCTTGCGCGCGAGGTTGGCCGCGCGCTCCTCCGTCGCCTGCGCGACGCGCTGCCGCTCCGCCTTCGCGAGGACGTACGCGGCGTACCCGCCCTCGTAGGCGTGGACCGCGCCGTCGGAGACCTCCCATGTCCGCGTGCAGACCGCGTCGAGGAACCACCGGTCGTGCGTGACGACGAGCAGCGCCTGCGGCGAGGACGCGAGGTGCTCCGCGAGCCACGCGATGCCCTCGACGTCGAGGTGGTTGGTCGGCTCGTCGAGGACGAGCAGGTCCGGCGCCGCGATCAGTTCGCGGGCGAGCGCGATCCGGCGCCGCTCGCCACCCGAGCACGGCCCGACGACCGTGTCGAGCCCGGCCGGGAACGCCGGCAGTGACAGCCCGCCGAACAGGCCCGAGAAGACCGCGCGCACCCGAGCGTCCCCGGCCCACTCGTGCTCGGGCCGATCGCCGACCACGACCTGACGGATCGTCATCTCCGGGTCGAGCCGGTCCGCCTGCGACAGCACCGCGACGCGCAGCCCACCGGAGTGGGTGACGCGTCCGGTGTCCGGCTCCTCGACCTTCGACAGCACGCGCAGCAGCGTCGACTTGCCCGCGCCGTTGCGGCCGACGACGCCGATCCGCTCCCCCGCCGCGAGGCCGAGGGAGACGTTGTCGAGCAGCCGCGTCGGGCCGTAGGCCTTCGAGACGGCTTCGAGGTTGACGAGATTGCTCATGGGCGGACGCGCTCGATCACGTACGGAGCACCTTGGCGCCGGGGACCGGTCCACCGGCCCGCTTCGCGTCGCGGCACAGACCCATTGCGGTCAGGCCGACGGCGACGTCGATCGCGGCCTCGGGCGAGCGGACGAGGAACGCGACCGTCGGGCCGCTGCCCGAGACGATCGCCCCGAGCGCACCGAGCTCGGCCGCCGCGCCCAAGGTCTGGGCCAGGGCGGGCCGCAGCCCGACCGCGGCCTCCTGCAGGTCGTTGGACAACGCGGCCCCGAGCGCCTTCGCGTCCCCGGACCGCAGCGCCGCCATCAGGGCGTCGTCGACGGCCGGGTCCGGGACCTCGGCCCCCGCCGCCTCGCGCAGCCGGTCGCACTCGCGGTACACCGTCGGCGTCGACAGGCCCTCGGCCGCGACCGCGAGCACCCAGTGGAACTCCCCGCGCGCGAGGACCGGCGAGAGCA
It contains:
- a CDS encoding ribose-phosphate diphosphokinase translates to MTGITTTGERKLLVMGGRAYPELTEEIASELGIEPTPTTALDFANGEIYVRFQESVRGADTFVIQSHATPINQAIMEQLIMVDALKRASAKRITVVMPFYGYSRQDKKHRGREPISARLIADLFRTAGADRLISVDLHTAQIQGFFDGPVDHLFALPLLTRYVGNRVDRNRLTVVSPDAGRVRVADMWTDRLGCPLAIVHKRRDPNVPNQVKVHEVVGEVEGRTCVLVDDMIDTAGTITQAADALFENGAADVIVAATHAILSGPAVDRLKNSRISEVVVTNTLPIEEERRFDKLTVLSIAPLIARAIREVFDDGSVTSLFEGQG
- the glmU gene encoding bifunctional UDP-N-acetylglucosamine diphosphorylase/glucosamine-1-phosphate N-acetyltransferase GlmU — encoded protein: MKPAAVIVLAAGEGTRMKSSTPKVMHTLGGRSLVGHALAAARGTDPERVIVVVGSGRELVTAHLGEIDAAAVPVVQEPRNGTGHAVRIALTEAAPDVTGTVLVVCGDVPLLRTETLQALLDHHAAEGNAATVLTAIVPDPTGYGRMVRDDSGAVTAIVEHRDATDAQRAIAEINSGIYAFDGALLRDALGRLRTDNSQGEEYLTDTLEILRTDGHRVGALPAEDFNEIHGINDRVQLAHLRRLLNDRVCEHWMRAGVTIVDPATTWIDVEVTLAPDVTLAPNTQLHGRTRIAAGAVVGPNTTLTDVEVGEDAKVLATHATDVEIGPGVSTGPFTFLRPGTTLAARSKVGAFCEVKNSNLGIGSKIPHLSYVGDGDIGDGTNIGAATIFVNYDGQTKSRTKVGDHAFVGCDTMLVAPVTVNDGAYVAAGSVITSDVPPGAMAVARGKQRNVEGWVERKRPDSKSAKAAAAAREAREQNGS
- a CDS encoding TetR/AcrR family transcriptional regulator; protein product: MAEASDSNGRAATRARMSGKERRLQLVDVGRRLFAEKGFEGTSVEEIAAKAGVSKPVVYEHFGGKEGLYAVVVDREIELLLERMTNALTSRNPRQLAEQAALALLEYIETNTDGFRILVRDSPVTQSTGGFASLISDVASQVEHIMVAQFKARGFDPKLAPMYAQMLVGMVALTGQWWLDVRKPKRAEVAAHLVNLAWNGLGHLEAKPALKTVAADGTKPVRASGKNAERRASK
- a CDS encoding acyl-CoA desaturase; this translates as MATTQLLPPTPEVKGTMGSERKSWLEQTVLGVFIVVPLIAVAAIVPVMWGWGLHWRDVVIAGVFYVITGFGITVGFHRYFTHGSFRAKRPLRIALGIMGSLAVEGPLIRWVADHRKHHQFSDTEGDPHSPWAYGESVRGLTRGLYHAHVGWLFDEEQTPAKKYAPDLLADPDVVKISRHFPTWVAVSTLLPPLLGGLWSMSWQGALSAFFWATLVRIALLHHVTWSVNSICHVVGNRPFKSRDRSGNVWWLAILSFGESWHNLHHADPTSARHGVLRGQIDTSARLIWMFEKLGWASNVRWPDAKRLDARRAT
- a CDS encoding trans-aconitate 2-methyltransferase; the protein is MVDRREDTMWDPQTYLAYADERTRPARDLLAAIDVEKPARVVDLGCGTGTSTRLLARRWPDADVLGTDSSPEMIAAAQAEPAEPGAAACRYEVADAYSWAPGEPVDVWFSNAMLQWLPGHLDRLPGWLRTVAPGGVLAFQVPGNFESPSHVLLREVTRSPAWRDRLAGIPERREAVESPARYADVLAAAGARPDVWETTYLHRLDGPDPVLRWTTGTALRPVLAVLGEDSEARAAFLAEYGAALRAAYPPNDAGTVTFPFRRIFVVARIPA
- a CDS encoding MarR family winged helix-turn-helix transcriptional regulator, which codes for MQDEVDRLVAAWRRERPDLDTRPLEVLSRVTRLARHLDRARRSAFAEHNLEAWEFDVLSALRRSGEPYQLSPGALLNQTLVTSGTMTNRIDRLAAKELVRREPDPADRRGVLVVLTPKGRAVVDDTLTDLLAHEQKLLAGLTDRQRDLLADLLRDLVAPFDNPE
- a CDS encoding type IV toxin-antitoxin system AbiEi family antitoxin domain-containing protein, coding for MNPQLLAVMQAQAGVFSTQQAAAAGIDRDDLAAAVRHGMVVRVRRNVFTTAVLWNDGPVTQHRLEVAAALLNRGWLPEVTERLVAGHRSAACLWGFHLPWALVGEPDQEAYRQASLGGETPPGPSEVELVSADRCKRTYRAHVSVMPAQLPASHLTHHQGVPVTTLARTAVDLMRESNRKNGLIVADQALRLGCPQPDLIEVAEFCAGWRGGKQALELAQIADAGAESANESVARLILHDAGYRGYRTQHRIVDRAGRERRLDIALIELWVDIEPDGRVKYERPHGELSAVLWDEKIREDDIRDVGWEVVRPTHEELHHAEARFLAKVEAAAARARLRHAS
- a CDS encoding ABC-F family ATP-binding cassette domain-containing protein — translated: MSNLVNLEAVSKAYGPTRLLDNVSLGLAAGERIGVVGRNGAGKSTLLRVLSKVEEPDTGRVTHSGGLRVAVLSQADRLDPEMTIRQVVVGDRPEHEWAGDARVRAVFSGLFGGLSLPAFPAGLDTVVGPCSGGERRRIALARELIAAPDLLVLDEPTNHLDVEGIAWLAEHLASSPQALLVVTHDRWFLDAVCTRTWEVSDGAVHAYEGGYAAYVLAKAERQRVAQATEERAANLARKELAWLRRGPPARTSKPKFRIDAANALIEREPPARDSQELVRFASARLGRTAYELHDVTLKVGDKVLLDRQTWNLGPGDRVGLVGVNGSGKTSLVRLLLGQLSPASGSLKVGVTVKAAHLSQEVGELDPTERVLESVERIAKFITLGKKEHTASSMLERFGFTGNRQWAPVGDLSGGERRRLQLLRLLMTEPNVLFLDEPTNDLDIETLTQLEDLLDGWPGTLLVVSHDRYFLERTTDTVQALLGDARLRMLPGGVDEYLALRAAASAPAAATPSTAAAAPSKSAASGAEARAARKELTRIERRLEKIAAAEADLHDQLATHASDYAKVAELDGTLRELAAEKASLEEQWLLAAELADG